Genomic DNA from Manihot esculenta cultivar AM560-2 chromosome 15, M.esculenta_v8, whole genome shotgun sequence:
cgcatgcgtactaggagagaattaaatggccgttacgcatagagcagagatctgatattctcgtacgtccatatccgTATGGCAAAGATAGGTGGTCCAATGGCCATGAGGCTGGTACACGTCACTGGCAGGCAATATCTGCCTAATGGGTCCATCCGCATGTGTACTAGGAGGGAAtcaaatggccgttacgcatggagcagagatcTGATATTCTTGTATGTCCATATCCGTATAgcagagacaggtggtccaatggcCATGAGGTCGTTACACGTCACTGGCAGGTAAAGGAaaggaataaaaggagaggaacaCCCTCCTTTTAGACCAAGCTTAGACAACTCTTGTAAaacctattttctggatctcagataatcagtatattatttttaataatatatagaaattagatttaaaatatttcaattaaaatttaaaatattaaaaataaaatgtaaaatataaaaaaattattaaaaatttaaatcgattaaactaaatcgaatcagattgattcggtttgatttaatttttaaccaaaatcgattcggtttaattttcataaatattaaaattttaattttcaatttattcaattcaattttaaattaaaccgaTTGAATACTCaaccaaatttttaataataaaatatttttaaaacgtCATTTTGATTgacatttttaaaagtaaaatcttatttgtaaatttttatttatcacttAAAATATCAGTTAAAATggtaattttaagtattattttctgaaaacacaaatacagattatttttttaactaacttaaaaaaaatatttattagattgAGGTTTCCTaaaacaaatattaattttgtaaatagCTTCAAAACTACGTTATttgtgtaatttatttattaatttatattatttaaataataaaccctTTATTAACTTCATATATCCACCGTGTTAAGCAACGTCCCTTTCTTCGCGTATCTTGCTTAACACAAGTTTTGCTGTCTGGAGTCCGTACTATAATTTTGTGCAATAGATTCTTGAGTTATGTAATTGCTCCTAGTTCTTGTGGAATGAAACATATTTtgctatttttcttaaatttaaaataaaataaaataaaataaaaaagtcaaAAACTCTCCCTCACCGAGTAGCTAAAACGTGTAAATATCAGGGCActgttgaaatatttttaacataattGTGCTTGTCAAGACCAAAATGAGAGAGCAAAACAGCGTGTAAAGGCCATGACGTTGGTGTAATTTTGATGTCTCTGCTTGTCAATGCCAGAGCGAAAGCAAAACATTCAAACAAACATTCAAATTTTCTCAAGGTCAGTTCCCATCTTCCCTTTGCACCACCACCTATCGATTCTCGAAACTCTCAACTCAAATATCGTCCTCTTCCATTCAAGATTTGCTATAGAAGTGCTCACTCCACCATTAGATGAAGTTTTGATCTAAGGTCAAGTAATAAACAGATGTAACACTGATAAAACTCTTCAAATTATTGTGTATTCACAAGTCACAAGCCGGAGAAAGATGGATGGTCATAAAAGCAGAGCTCGACAAGACAGTATGAATAAGATTTTAACACAGCCAgtaaacaagaaaaagaaataatgatAAATGAAGAAACATTATGTCCAGGGACAATAACCCATTCTCTACCCGCAAATTGTCTCTCCCCGCAAACTCAATCCAGAAAGGGTGATAATTCTATTCACCAGTGGGAATGGTAAGAATAGATTACCGACCAAACCAACTTCTTTGGGGCTGGACGTCTCCATCATTCATAAGCTTATCCAACACTACGTTCAGATCAACTGATTGACCATTCTCTGTCAACTTCCTAACAGTTGCTCGAACATGTTCCCTTGGAAATCCCATGCTAGTCACTTTGTCAACCACATCATCAATGGGAACCCTGTTTCCAGTCCCAGAAGATCCAGAGCCACCGCTAACCCCGGAAGCAGTAGGTAACGCTTGTGGTAATATCCGAGCAGTGGGAAGCTGAGGGTACCCACTTCCACCACTGTGAGACACAGCAAGAGAAGAGAGCTGTTGTGGTTTCATTGGAGGGTTGCTACCATATTGAGAAGGTATTTTGCCATAAGCATATGGTTCAGTAGGCCCAGAAGATGGGCCATATCCCGCTGAAAACCCTGAATTTGGTCTAGTGGATGGCAGTTCAAATATATGAGAAGCCCCATAAAACTGGGGGGAAGAAGGAGCCCCACTAGCTGGATGGGAGGATGACTGCCGTAAGCTTGGTGGGTAACTCTGAGAAGGAACATAAGGTACCTCTTCAGCATGGTGACCTATTGAAACTGAACGTTGAGCTTCTGGTTGAGGCAAGTTGGGGGGCTGATGGTATTGTGCTTGAGAGGCAAGTTGATAAGATTGGTGTGGTGGTGCTGTAAGAGATAGATGTGGCTGCTGCTGCGATGGAGATGCCTGGAATTGTGGATTTGGAGGTTCTTGCATTTGACCAGGAGGTGAATAGTAAGGCTCTCTCTGATGGACAGGGGGGATTTGAGACTGTGATAATTGGTTTGGAAGTGGAGTTGGAGGTGGCAAGTTCTGCTGGGAAATAGGTACTGGAGGGACAGCAGCAGGAGGAACTGGAGGAATGGATTGTGGAAAAGAGACGGGAGGAAGCTGTTGGTGAGATTGTGGAGGTGCAGATGCTGCTTGTTGCAGATGCTGGTGAGACTGTGGAGGGGCAGATGCTACTTGCTGCAGCTGCTGGTGAGATTGTGGAGGGGCAGATGCTGCTTGCTGAACAGTGTCCATGTGCACAGAGTTTTGGATTTCCGATTGTTGCTGGTCTCCCTTGGACACCTGCAGCTTCGCAATTTGTAGCTGAGCCTCGACTACTTCCTGCTTCTCCTTTAAAAGATATACCCCACTTTGCACCTGCATGTTATTGATGACAAACACTAATCAGGCACAATATAGTGATGAGCATGTATGGTACAAATACAAACTTAGAATCTGCTGATACACTATGCTCTGACCACCACACAAAGACAAGTAAAACTCATTTTGAAccttgattttataaaaaaatgaacaTTTATTAACACCTCATCAAGTAAAATTTTTCTTCATCAAGACGCCTATTCTTGTGGCACCCCCTAGGTTCACCTTGTTGAATTTAATGTTTCCAAACCTAGTGCAGCTCACTGTTATTAGAGAATTTTTGTTTTAGTAGCAAAACTAAAGCATTCAAAAATGCAGCAATGGCCTATCACAAGATAAACAGTATGTTCCTTAAGAATGACTGAAGAAAAATTTGTCAAACACCCCCCTCCCCCCCTTCCAAAAAAAAAGAGTACGCCTTCTGATTGTCCTTTTAATAAAGCCTGTACATGGTTCAGTAGAGATGGAGGAGCTGGTGAGATGAACTAGAAAGTTCGTATCTCTACAGTGATTTACTTGATATGTTGTAATCATATTCCAAGGAGAAGCTATAATACATATTAATGACGCTCATAGTTTCTACACCACAACCTAAACAATGAAAGAGGGAAAAAAAGAGCCAAATGAGTCTCTATTACTATTCATAGAATAATACAAGCATTGGACTAGGTGCACTCTCAAAAACATACATGATTATTGgacatattaaataaaaagcATAAAGATTACATAACAGTTAATGCCACTGAAATCCATTCATTATTTGCTAGTCACTTGAAAATATGCAACATAATAGAAGCTTTTACAAAATAATGTCTCAATATACGAAACAAAGAATTGCAAAAGGAATAAAAACTTATTGCAAGAAAAAGCACATCATAAGAGCAAAAACTTCAGGAGTACTGATTAGGCTTTTCCATGGCATCACTCATCTTCTTGCCAAAGCTTGTTTAAAGAGTGACCTTATGACATTCATTATCCACTGCATGCATTTAGCTTGACCTAAGGTACAAAATAAAAAGCCAGCCAAAAGCCAAAATGTTAAATATAGTACAGCATGGGATTGGAGAGTCTAGAAACATGTACCTCTCTCAAAATGTTTTCCAGGTGTCTCATTTTCCCATCTGTGCTTCCATGATTGTttccaacagacagcttcaaaTCATCCACAGAATTCTCAAGGTGGCGGGTTCTGGTCTCCAGTTGTATCAGTTGTGCACTGACACCTTCCAGAATATGCACCAAATTTTCCGCATGTCTCTTCATTGTTTCATCAACCTCAGACAATATTGCTACATGAGAAGCATTTTGATCCTTCTCAACAATGGCTCTTGCAGGTTCAATAGAGTCCAAAGAACCATAATTCTGTACGAAAATTATAGCAACATAAGCTTATGAAGGAAtgacttttttaattaaaagaaactaCTCCCGTTGAAGATGATAAATGCTACTTAAAAAGGTAGAACAACACTCTCACAGTATCCAataacacattaaaatattagtCCAATcttagcaaataaataaataagatgaTGAATTAAATTCAAGACATAGAAAAGGAAAGCTTCCAGTTCACTCCAATTATACATATAGAAGTAAACAAAACAAAGGGCTACTCAACCTGAGAAACAGCAATTACATAGcaacaaaattaaattactttttcaaAGGGctatttgcatgaaaaatccaaaactttttgctattttgcaatttaattcaaaactacAAAAGTTGATAAAATTGTCCAAAATTGCAAATTTTGTTGCAATTatatccaagcttaaaacttgaaTTGAGTAGGGTGTGTTTTGTTGACGTGGTAAGATAATgtggattattttattatattcatatgCCACATAGACAAATactattgatataaaaaatctaaaatttttagcTATTTCGCaatttaatccaaaattttaaaatttgatatagTTCAACTTAAAATCCCTAAATTTATACTCTTTTACTACTAAATCTCTAGAAtcctattattatattttatttctatttatttgGGTACTAAACTATAATAGAacttctttctatttttaagtTCTAATTCTCTTAATTCTTTTGAGTTTTAATTATGTCTACTCTTAATGCAATGTCTCTGTTTGTGCCTCCAAGTGATAGCTTAAACTATTAAGCTATAACAAAAGATTAATAGCACAATTGTAAATAGTAACTCCAAGTCTAGCTTAAACTATTAAGCTGTAACAAAAGATTATTAGCACAACTGTAAATAGTAATACTACtacttctatttttattatattgacataattttttataacaaatatTGTGAAATTTATTATGATGGATACCTAACAAagtatttagaaaataaaaaactaataaatatgAGACCTGTTGCATTTTTTATTGGAACTAGTGGCAAATAGAAAGAagttaaaattatgattttttacaTCAAGCCAGACAGGGACGAagacaaataaatttaaagattgagttgaattatatcaatctttaaaattttggattaaattgtaaaatagttaaaagttttggatttttttatcaatagcaTTTATCTACATAGcatatgaatataataaaataatccacATAATCTTGCCACGTCAGCAAGACATGCTCTccccaattcaaaatttaaacttagatataattacaataaaattgaCAATTTTGGACAATTTTaacaacttttaaaattttggattaaattgtaaaataacAAAAAGTGTTGAATTTTTCATGCAAATAGGCCTTTTTTAAAAGAACCTTTTGAGCCCAAGATAGGAAAGATAGGAGACGCGCAACCAGGTACCATTTAGATCATATGTAGATTGTAGACTTGAGCAAAGTAATGATAAGTACTTAAAAGAACCATTTGAAACTTGAGCAAAGTAATGATAAGTACTTAAAAGAACCATTTGAGCTTTACACTTATAGCTGGCCGTGTCCTACATATGAGAAAATGAGGAGCAAAAGCAATACAAGCAACTGCATTTGCAGTGGTTTTGACGGTGCTACCCAAATTCCCAGCCCCCTTCCCCCCTAGATTGGTCATACCAAAGTAGCCTCACTTTTCTACTTGGAAGCAAATCAAGCCAATTTTCAGCTATATTATCAGTCTACTACTGCAGTCTGCAATTGTGATCCTTAAAGCAATGATGTACCCCTCTGTGTTTCGGAATAccacatttgaaaaaaaaaatgagactAGGAAGCAAGCAGCTAATTCAACTATACAGATTCATCTGCTACCAATTCATCAAAGCAAATATATATATTggttattttaaaaagtttgccAACCATTTCCAGCCTGAGGATGCCTTAGTTACAAATACAATTCAACATTAAACCAATCCAGAAATGCTAAAATACTACCATGACTACCTGATCATCAACTAAAATCAAAGTCCcccaacaaaataaaaacatagTTTAGAACTCTAATAGACTAtgcataaaaaaagaaaaagtaacttAATCAAGACAAAACCATTTGGACCATGAAAACCCTTACTTTGACAAGGCAGCAGAAGTGCGAACAGGATTAGATTTAAAATCAGTGAAGTTCAAAACCTTAGAGGCAGTAGTTGGAGCCCCGAGACCGGCAATGGAAGAATTAAGACTTGATGCAATAGAACGAATTGGCTGAAAATCATAACTGGGAATGATCTCCTCCTTCTTAATCTCATTATCACCAGCACTTCCAATAATGGAACTACCATTGGAATTATAATGACTTTGGTGTTGGTGATGGTCTTGATTATTGTCCTGGGGAGGATTCATTAGATCAATAAAGTCTCTTGTGGTTGTGGTTGTGGTGGTGGTTTGCTTGGGGGAAGATGACAATTGTGATTGATGTGCAGTGGAAGAAGAGGTCAAATCCAATATCTGCTTGTCCATAAACTGAGGCGTATTCTTCATCTCATGAAAGGGAGAATTGTTTGATGTTAGGGATAGAATTTTGGAGTAAGGATTGGGTTTCTTACTTCCTCACAACAAAAACAATGATCAAACTGTCTGGTTTTCAACGATATATCAGATGTTTCAAACTCTTGCTTAATGTGGCTACAAAATCACCTTGATATCCTGGAGTCTAGCAGTTGGAGGAGAACAAATCGGGTCATCAAATGTTTCAAACTCTTGCTAGATGTGGCAACCAAATCACCTTGATTTCCTGGAGTCTAGCAATTGAAGGAGAACCTAGAATCAGGGAAACAATTAAAGTAATCAACAACTACAACAAACATACTAGATGGCTGCAATTCTTTATACAAAGAGAAAATAAGGATAGTAATGAACTCAATTACGTGGTACATTTTGCATCaggtaaaatttatttgaatttccaTTAAAGAAATGCTCAaagagataaaatttaaataaagtaCCTAAACTTAAATGAACCTTCTATCTTTAACTCACTTTTGGCGGAACCTTTCAATTCCAATAGAATGAGCCATAAACTTGATTAGTACTGAAAACTAATACCTCCAGAATTCATCTCCGTCTGTCAATGAAGTGATATTTGTATTCTTTACATATGTCCTAGTATTTATTTGATCCTGTTAGCATTTATCTATTTGTATATATTACTTTTAAGTCAAAAAAATGGACTGAAAATCCTTAATGACTATTGAGTTATTGAAATTACACTATTCCAACAAGTGATATGCATTGGATGAAACCCTAGTACAACACGTAGGGGAAAATAAACAAAAAGCTTCTATCAGATTTAAGGTAAAACTAAGTTCAAAATTTCCCAAATTGGAAGGAATATTACTATCTAAATCATCTCTTGCCACAATTGTAATGCTACAAGTTATGGCTTATTCTGTTAAAACTAAAAGATGTGACTAAAAGTTAAACAAGGTCAAAACTCATGGATTTTTAAGTAACTTTGCCACTAAAAACACAATTATCATGTACAGCAATAGGACATAAGCCAAATGAATGTTGCAACTAGCAGCATCTTGCATACTTAATTAAGACAaacaagaaaaggaaaaagaccaaATTAA
This window encodes:
- the LOC110601828 gene encoding vacuolar protein-sorting protein BRO1, which codes for MKNTPQFMDKQILDLTSSSTAHQSQLSSSPKQTTTTTTTTRDFIDLMNPPQDNNQDHHQHQSHYNSNGSSIIGSAGDNEIKKEEIIPSYDFQPIRSIASSLNSSIAGLGAPTTASKNYGSLDSIEPARAIVEKDQNASHVAILSEVDETMKRHAENLVHILEGVSAQLIQLETRTRHLENSVDDLKLSVGNNHGSTDGKMRHLENILREVQSGVYLLKEKQEVVEAQLQIAKLQVSKGDQQQSEIQNSVHMDTVQQAASAPPQSHQQLQQVASAPPQSHQHLQQAASAPPQSHQQLPPVSFPQSIPPVPPAAVPPVPISQQNLPPPTPLPNQLSQSQIPPVHQREPYYSPPGQMQEPPNPQFQASPSQQQPHLSLTAPPHQSYQLASQAQYHQPPNLPQPEAQRSVSIGHHAEEVPYVPSQSYPPSLRQSSSHPASGAPSSPQFYGASHIFELPSTRPNSGFSAGYGPSSGPTEPYAYGKIPSQYGSNPPMKPQQLSSLAVSHSGGSGYPQLPTARILPQALPTASGVSGGSGSSGTGNRVPIDDVVDKVTSMGFPREHVRATVRKLTENGQSVDLNVVLDKLMNDGDVQPQRSWFGR